In Acidobacteriota bacterium, the genomic window CCGTGGTCGACACGTCCCCGCCGGAGCCGCCCGTCCGGATCCTCGAGGAACTCGTGAAGAGCCGGTAGAGCCGGGCTCCGGCGCGGCAGCGGGCTGCCCCGGTCAGTCCTCGCTCCGCTCCGCGGCCTCGATCTTCTCTCGCAGCCGTTCGAGCTCCTTTTCCAACCCCTCGATTCGGCGGCGAAGCTCGTCGTTGTTCCGCCAGGCCCGCATCCTCTCCTTCCACTCCGGGTCGTCGAAGATCGCCCGGAGCCGCGATTCGGCCTCGGCCAGGGCTTCGGGCGCGATGCGGAACAGGACGGGCTCGGAACGGTCGAAGATCAGCCTCCCGACGTCGAACGACGGGCGCGGGCGCTGCTCCAAGGTCACCGGAACTTCCATCCGCTTCCCCTCCCGCCACACCTCGAGCTCGATCCTGGCCCCCGCCTGCTGCTCGGCGATGGCCCGGCCGAGCGAACCGTCCGCCGTGAGCCGCTTCTCGCCGACGGCGCTGACGATGTCCCCCACGCGCAGCCCGGCGCGGCCGGCCGGCGAGTCGGGATCGACGCGCGCGATCAGCGCTCCGGCCTCGGCCGCGACACCGAAGTGACGGAGCAGCTCCGGGGTGAGCGGCAGGTAGCTCACCCCCAGGAAGTTCCGGTTCCGGACGGCCGTGAGCCACTCGACCGGGAAGCGCCGGCCCTCCCGGCCCTCCTCCAGCACGAAGACGCTGCCGTCCGGCGAGCCGAAAACCCGAAGGTCTCGCGGCGCATCGTCCCGCGCGGCGATGACCGGCAGCACGGCCGCCAGGACGAGCCCCCATGCGAAAGCCGTCCGGAAGCTTCCCCCCGCGATTCTCCGGCTCAACGGGGCGCTGCTCATCGTTCCTCCACCCGACGTGCCCGCGCCGAGGCGGGCCGGACCGCGGCCCGCGCCCGCCCGGCGAGCCGCCCGAGATCGACGACGAGATCGAGCCGCTCGTCCCCTCCCAGGTAGACGACGGGGGCTTCCGCCTCGAGCGCCCGGCGGAGTTCCTCGAGCTCCCGCCTGAGTCGGCGCTCCTCCTCCGCGAGCCGCTCCGCCCGCGCCGGCGGCCGCTCTCCGGCGGCGCGTCCGGCAAGCCACAGTGCCGCGGGCGCGATCGCGGCGGCGGCCAGCGCCACCGCGAGAGCGCGGCGTCCCGTGCGGCGGCGCGGCTGCTCGCGCAGGCGGCGCATCACCGAGTCGGTGAAGCCCTCCCCCGCCGCCGGGACCGGAAGCTCGGCCAGTTCCCGCGCCAGCCAATCGCCCGACCGCTCGCGGCCGTCCGCCCCGCTCCGGCTCATCGCTCGCGACCTCCCGCCAATGACGCCAGCTCGGCCCGCAGTCGTTCGCGGCCCCGGAAGATCCGCGACTTCACCGTGCCCTCCCGCGTACCGAGCAGGCCGGCGATTTCCGCATGGCTCCACCCCATCACGTCGTGGAGCACGACGGGGACGCGGTACCGCATCGGCAGGCCGGCCAGCGCCGCCGAGAGCCTCTTCCGGAGCTCCGTGCGGTAGACCGCGTCCTCCGGCCCGGCCCGCCGCCCGTTGATCCCGCCGGAGGGCCCGCCCTCCTCGGGAGCCGGCTCCGGCGAGGCGCCCAGCAGGCGCCGACGGCGCTCCCGGCGCTCGGCGGATCGGAGGAGGTTGGTCGCGATCGTGAAGAGGAACGCCCGCAGCCGCCCGTCCTCCCGGTAGCGCGGGAGGTGGCGATAGAAGGCCAGAAACGTCTCCTGCGCCAGATCCTCCGCCATCGCATGCGAGCCCGACATGCGGGTCAGGTACCCCACGAGGGCATCCTTGTGGCGGTCCACCAGCATGGCGAACGCACGCTCCTCCCCGGCCCGGGTCCGGGCCACCAGCTCGGAGTCCGTGGGCTGCCGGGGCATCCTCTCGTCCGCTACAACGCCGCTTCCGCCGATCCGGTTCCCGCAGCGGCTCGACCGCTGGGGCCGGCGGCCGTACCCATAAGGGATGGAAGGCGGGCCGGCAAACCGGAGCCGCGCGCCCGTCGCGGCTCCGCGATACGATGAGCGGCGGCCCGTCCCCGCAGGAGGTCGCCGTTGAGCCGCCCCGCCGCCGCGTACCCGCCGATCCCGCGCCGGGAAAGCCCTCCGGGTCCCGCGCCCGCGGCGGCCCTCCGGCACCCGGCGGCGTCCGGACCGCGCCGGATGCGCGTCGAGCGCGTTCCGCTCCCCGCACTCGGAGAGGCCTGGCGGGAGCTCGAGGCGCGGGCGCGGACGCGGAACATCTTTGTCTCCTGGCAGTTCCAGCGAACGTGGTGGGAGCACTTCCACCACGGAAAGCAGGGCCGCGTCTACCTGGTCCGCGGGCCGGACGGGCGTCCGGTGGCGATCGTTCCCCTGTACGTCGAGCGGCGCCGCTACCGCTTCGGCACCGCCCGGGTTCTCTCCAACGTCGGCGCCGGTGCCGTGGTCAATCCCGACTTCCTCGACGCCCTGGTGGAACCGGACCGGGAGGAGGAGGTGGCACGAGCGCTGGCGCCTCACGTGCTGGCCGACCCGACGTGGGACTTCGCCGACCTGAACGAGCTCCCGCCGGACGGGTCCCTGCCCAGGATCGCGCGAGTCTGGGCGAGGCGCTACGGGATCTTTTTCAGCGCCGAACGGCGGGCCACCTGCCCGTACGTGCCGCTGCCCGGTTCGTTCGAGACCTACCTGGCGATGCGCCCCGCCAAGTTCCGGCACCGCGTGCGTCGATGCCGCCGCCGGATCGAGCGCGACCTGGGTGTCCGCTGGCGGGAGGTCGGTCCGGACCTCGAGCCGGCGCACGGCGCCGCCATCCTGAAGGATCTCCACCAGCGCCGGATGGAGTCGCGGGGCCGCTCGGGGAACTTCTCGAGGCGCGCCTACTTCGACTTCCATCGCGA contains:
- a CDS encoding PDZ domain-containing protein, with protein sequence MSSAPLSRRIAGGSFRTAFAWGLVLAAVLPVIAARDDAPRDLRVFGSPDGSVFVLEEGREGRRFPVEWLTAVRNRNFLGVSYLPLTPELLRHFGVAAEAGALIARVDPDSPAGRAGLRVGDIVSAVGEKRLTADGSLGRAIAEQQAGARIELEVWREGKRMEVPVTLEQRPRPSFDVGRLIFDRSEPVLFRIAPEALAEAESRLRAIFDDPEWKERMRAWRNNDELRRRIEGLEKELERLREKIEAAERSED
- a CDS encoding sigma-70 family RNA polymerase sigma factor produces the protein MPRQPTDSELVARTRAGEERAFAMLVDRHKDALVGYLTRMSGSHAMAEDLAQETFLAFYRHLPRYREDGRLRAFLFTIATNLLRSAERRERRRRLLGASPEPAPEEGGPSGGINGRRAGPEDAVYRTELRKRLSAALAGLPMRYRVPVVLHDVMGWSHAEIAGLLGTREGTVKSRIFRGRERLRAELASLAGGRER
- a CDS encoding GNAT family N-acetyltransferase, coding for MSRPAAAYPPIPRRESPPGPAPAAALRHPAASGPRRMRVERVPLPALGEAWRELEARARTRNIFVSWQFQRTWWEHFHHGKQGRVYLVRGPDGRPVAIVPLYVERRRYRFGTARVLSNVGAGAVVNPDFLDALVEPDREEEVARALAPHVLADPTWDFADLNELPPDGSLPRIARVWARRYGIFFSAERRATCPYVPLPGSFETYLAMRPAKFRHRVRRCRRRIERDLGVRWREVGPDLEPAHGAAILKDLHQRRMESRGRSGNFSRRAYFDFHRDLIERLADSGGLALFILMSGGRPIATHYGFLHDGVYFGYQMGFAPRYHRYSPGFYMTGVIMEKLIERGYREMNLLRGTDAWKFRWTDRTRHTIRVTLLRPGWRSSLARLRAALSAPPALVLRFLIGRDAFDELRRAWRRLADAR